The following are encoded together in the Desulfococcus multivorans genome:
- a CDS encoding cyclic 2,3-diphosphoglycerate synthase, with the protein MVENVIIMGAAGRDFHNFNVYFRGNPRYHVVGFTATQIPNIDGRCYPAVLAGEEYPEGIPIHPDRDLARLIREHRVDLAAFSYSDVPHTEVMHKAAVVTAAGADFIIIGAPYTMLSSTRTVISVCAVRTGCGKSQTSREVLRILQGMGKRAVSVRHPMPYGDLTEQVVQRFAVHTDMDRHRCTIEEREEYEPVIDMGIPVYAGVDYEKILRAAETEADVIVWDGGNNDTPFYKPDIHIVVFDPHRAGHETAYHPGETNMLMADIAVINKVDSADPEKVLQVRRTIERHNPSAGIVLADSAVIPDDPAAIRGKRVLVVEDGPTLTHGEMTFGAGVIAARRFGAAERVDPRPYLEGSLIRTFADYPRIDRLLPAMGYGPDQIRDLEATINRTPCDLVLAATPIDLARLITVRHPVQRIRYTYRDNSRPTLAELLLKRLSA; encoded by the coding sequence ATGGTGGAAAACGTCATCATCATGGGCGCCGCCGGGCGCGATTTCCACAACTTCAATGTCTACTTCAGGGGCAACCCCCGCTATCACGTCGTCGGCTTCACCGCCACCCAGATCCCCAACATCGACGGCCGGTGTTACCCGGCGGTCCTGGCCGGGGAAGAATACCCCGAGGGCATCCCCATCCATCCCGACCGGGATCTGGCCCGCCTCATCCGGGAACATCGCGTCGACCTCGCGGCCTTCTCCTACAGCGACGTCCCCCACACCGAGGTCATGCACAAGGCCGCCGTCGTCACCGCAGCGGGTGCGGATTTCATCATCATCGGCGCCCCCTACACCATGCTCTCCTCCACCCGGACCGTCATCTCCGTCTGCGCCGTCCGGACGGGATGCGGCAAGTCCCAGACCAGCCGGGAGGTGCTCCGGATTCTCCAGGGGATGGGAAAACGGGCGGTCTCCGTCCGTCATCCCATGCCCTACGGCGACCTCACCGAACAGGTGGTCCAGCGCTTCGCGGTCCACACGGATATGGACCGCCACCGCTGCACCATCGAGGAGCGGGAGGAGTATGAGCCGGTGATCGACATGGGCATCCCCGTCTATGCCGGCGTCGATTACGAAAAGATCCTCCGTGCCGCGGAAACGGAAGCCGACGTCATCGTCTGGGACGGCGGCAACAACGACACCCCTTTCTACAAACCCGACATCCATATCGTGGTCTTCGACCCCCATCGGGCCGGGCACGAAACCGCCTACCACCCCGGCGAAACCAACATGCTCATGGCCGACATCGCCGTCATCAACAAGGTGGACAGCGCCGATCCCGAAAAGGTCCTGCAGGTGCGCCGGACCATCGAACGCCACAACCCGTCCGCCGGGATCGTCCTGGCCGATTCGGCGGTCATCCCCGATGATCCGGCGGCCATCCGCGGCAAACGGGTCCTGGTTGTGGAAGACGGACCCACCCTGACCCATGGGGAGATGACCTTCGGTGCGGGCGTCATCGCGGCCCGGCGCTTCGGGGCGGCGGAGCGGGTCGACCCCCGGCCCTATCTCGAAGGCTCTCTGATCAGGACCTTCGCGGACTATCCCCGTATCGACCGGCTTCTGCCGGCCATGGGCTACGGCCCCGACCAGATCCGGGACCTGGAGGCCACCATCAACCGGACGCCGTGCGACCTCGTCCTGGCGGCCACCCCCATCGATCTGGCCCGGCTCATCACCGTCCGGCATCCGGTCCAGCGCATCCGATATACCTATCGGGACAACAGCCGGCCCACCCTGGCGGAGCTGCTCCTCAAACGGCTCTCCGCCTGA
- the arcC gene encoding carbamate kinase — translation MNPVHDKPVLLVALGGNALIKKGQEGTIAEQFENLRVPIEQIARLSLEYRIIITHGNGPQVGNLLLQQECCDAVPKLPLEILVAQTEGQIGYMIESTLDKALMALGVDERPLVSLITYVVVDKNDPAFKTPTKPIGPAFSREKARTLPYPTVETAKGFRRVAASPKPVTIVERREIQRLIDMDFIVICCGGGGIPVIREGRAFSGVDAVIDKDLASVRLALEVGVDIFMIATDVDGAVIHFGTDKARLLNRLTTAEAGHYLAQGHFPEGSMGPKVAAAAAFIQAGGRRAVITAVNRIEAAVTDLSVGTQVTA, via the coding sequence ATGAACCCCGTACACGACAAACCGGTCCTTCTCGTCGCCCTCGGCGGCAACGCCCTGATCAAAAAAGGTCAGGAGGGCACCATCGCCGAGCAGTTCGAGAACCTCCGGGTACCCATCGAGCAGATCGCGCGCCTCTCCCTGGAATACCGCATCATCATCACCCACGGCAACGGCCCCCAGGTGGGCAACCTCCTGCTCCAGCAGGAATGCTGCGACGCCGTGCCCAAACTGCCCCTGGAGATTTTGGTGGCCCAGACCGAAGGCCAGATCGGCTACATGATCGAATCGACCCTCGACAAGGCCCTCATGGCCCTGGGGGTTGACGAGCGTCCCCTGGTGAGCCTGATCACCTACGTGGTGGTGGACAAGAACGATCCGGCGTTCAAGACGCCCACCAAGCCCATCGGCCCCGCGTTCTCCCGGGAAAAGGCCCGGACCCTGCCCTACCCCACCGTGGAAACCGCCAAGGGGTTCCGCCGCGTGGCGGCCTCCCCCAAACCGGTCACCATCGTCGAGCGGCGCGAGATCCAGCGACTCATCGACATGGACTTCATCGTCATCTGCTGCGGCGGCGGCGGGATTCCCGTCATCCGGGAAGGCCGGGCCTTCAGCGGGGTGGATGCAGTGATCGACAAGGATCTGGCCAGCGTCCGGCTGGCCCTGGAAGTCGGCGTCGACATCTTCATGATCGCCACGGACGTTGACGGCGCCGTGATCCATTTCGGGACGGACAAGGCCCGGCTTCTGAATCGTCTCACGACGGCGGAAGCCGGGCACTACCTGGCGCAGGGCCACTTCCCCGAGGGGTCCATGGGACCCAAGGTGGCGGCCGCCGCGGCATTCATCCAGGCGGGCGGCCGGCGGGCCGTCATCACCGCCGTGAACAGGATCGAGGCGGCGGTGACAGACCTCTCGGTAGGCACCCAGGTGACGGCGTGA
- a CDS encoding metal-dependent hydrolase, which translates to MADFKTHITAACAVSGLAATCLLAGGAARPEQVLLYFVLGSVGGVLPDIDADNSVPLKLTFDILSFVVAFVVMFSQPWGDSVIELALIWVAVFLAVKYLVFSFFIRMTVHRGVIHSIPAGVTFGLTVVILLDQVRGISAGYAWMGGFFLFMGYLVHLFLDELYSIDFSGMRMRGSFGTALKFISFRDMTATLVLYAAMILLFFTAPSPGRFLRLILDKSTYAGIRFLP; encoded by the coding sequence GTGGCCGACTTCAAGACCCATATCACCGCGGCCTGTGCGGTCAGCGGCCTTGCGGCGACCTGCCTTCTGGCGGGGGGCGCGGCGAGGCCGGAACAGGTGCTGCTCTATTTCGTTCTGGGGAGCGTCGGCGGTGTCCTGCCGGATATCGACGCCGATAATTCCGTCCCGCTCAAGCTCACCTTCGACATCCTCTCCTTTGTCGTCGCCTTTGTCGTCATGTTCAGCCAGCCCTGGGGGGATTCGGTCATCGAACTGGCCCTCATCTGGGTCGCCGTATTCCTGGCCGTCAAGTACCTCGTCTTTTCCTTCTTCATCCGGATGACCGTCCACCGGGGCGTCATCCATTCCATCCCGGCCGGCGTCACCTTCGGCCTCACGGTCGTCATTCTCCTGGACCAGGTACGGGGCATCTCCGCCGGGTACGCCTGGATGGGCGGCTTTTTCCTGTTTATGGGATATCTCGTCCACCTGTTCCTGGACGAGCTCTACAGCATCGATTTTTCCGGGATGCGCATGAGGGGCTCTTTCGGCACTGCCCTGAAGTTCATCAGCTTCAGGGACATGACCGCCACCCTCGTCCTCTATGCCGCCATGATCCTTCTTTTCTTCACCGCCCCGTCTCCCGGGAGATTTCTGAGGCTCATCCTCGACAAATCGACCTACGCCGGCATCCGGTTTCTACCCTGA